A section of the Triticum dicoccoides isolate Atlit2015 ecotype Zavitan chromosome 7A, WEW_v2.0, whole genome shotgun sequence genome encodes:
- the LOC119334098 gene encoding uncharacterized protein LOC119334098 yields MAPYQREAYLQRNREYKRMRRECSASCNNTQTAPQQKILRATNNNQYMIGEEVMAISNYERHDSVFTQLGSSSKVAENGGSETSRPKAGTRFTISPSGIYLSSISSEEQAAKYELKNVGQRKRQHCTNVYSQLSHDQEETHVQEICGPNKRKRSEKESCSTARDPDRNTNNLHEDIIYVPQDYFPVVHDNIECDEVDDESLMYNGPGN; encoded by the exons ATGGCTCCATATCAGAGGGAAGCCTATCTGCAAAGGAATCGTGAGTATAAAAGAATGCGGCGTGAGTGCAGTGCAAGTTGTAACAACACACAAACAGCACCACAACAGAAAATTTTGAGAGCTACTAATAATAACCAATACATGATAG GAGAGGAAGTCATGGCCATTTCAAACTATGAGAGGCACGATTCAGTTTTTACTCAGCTAGGGTCTTCATCAAAAG TGGCAGAAAATGGTGGTTCTGAGACAAGCCGTCCAAAAGCTGGAACTCGGTTCACTATCAGTCCATCTGGCATATATTTATCATCAATATCCTCGGAAGAACAAGCTGCAAAATATGAATTGAAAAATGTAGGTCAGCGTAAGCGGCAACATTGCACCAATGTGTACTCACAACTGTCACATGACCAGGAAGAAACACACGTACAAGAGATTTGTGGCCCTAATAAAAGAAAGAGGTCAGAAAAAGAAAGTTGTAGTACCGCACGGGATCCTGATAGAAATACCAACAACTTGCATGAAGACATCATTTATGTGCCCCAGGATTATTTTCCTGTCGTTCATG acaacattGAGTGCGATGAAGTGGACGATGAAAGTCTTATGTATAATGGACCAG GGAACTGA